AATGCTGAATTATTAATCTTTGACAAAAAGCAATGCTATGCAAGGAAGCACAATCTGTTTGTTGTTCATGTAATTACTGGGCGATTATTACTTTACAATTAAATGTGTTACTTAATATGTTGACTCTTTATACCTGTTTTTCTATCTATCTACACAAATTTATTATGCTTATATGCTTGTAGAGTACTTATGTTGTGAACTTGATCACATTAGGTAGTTTTGGGATGGCTTTTCCAAAATCTTAGTCTTTCTAATTGATATCGAAGCAACTTTATTTTTGGTTAGTGGACAACTGTATATTGTATGCTATTTTTAACCGTAAGATTGTTTGATTTTGTCATTCTTTTATAGGATGCAAGTtcaaattaattttaaaataattGTGAAATGATTTTGATATATCATTTAATTTAATAGCATTCTAATTTTTTACCTCTATTTATATGTGCAGGGTTATTGTATTTACTGATGAATGTTCGAATGaatccaacttttaagttgagatccaatGGATCAATTAGAGTGCGACATGTGGTGCGACAATCTTGTTCTCATATATAGTCAAAATTACTCCAAAATGTggttcacatgtgattgaattcctaaaagcaaaaccctaaactctaaaccaccctaaactctaaaccctaaaacctaaactatATATTCACgggtttagggtttaataattagggtttagggtttagcaattagggtttagaaattgtggtttagaaattagggtttagggtttagattgagtttttaacacgaacggtttaaagtttagggtttagggttttgggtttaggactaaacctaaaaccctaaaccctaaatcgggctaaattatgattgttccgttgaatttcaaataaattaTTGGATGCAGGGGATTACAACTCTATATTTACTTACTATCTTTTGCTATTGGTCCATGCTAATAGAAGGAACTCAAACCTAAATGATTTATATGTGAAGGggtcgggggaagcggggggaagcaaattattttttttttttcgtttttctttaaaactttgttcacaaatattatagattggatgaaaatatgaacatttagaaaagacacttcgtgatgaatgttattattttggcgggaaaacgatcgacaaaaataatattcaagataatattgttcgtgaagaatgttaacgttttttttttttttatgttttgtgaagtaaaatttagcccgatttagagtttagggtttggtgttttggttttatgaaatctaaacctaaaaccctaaatttctaaaccctataaaccctaatatctaaaacctaaacatacgctcgaaaaacacgataattgttatatattacttcttcgagcgttttaccgccaaaataaaaatatttatcacaaagtgtctttattaaatgttcatattttcatccaatctataatgttcgtgaacaaagtttttacaaaaaacgaaaaaaaacaatgttgcttccccccgcttcccctcgattggttacttccctcttgttcctaccaatatatatatatatatatatatatatatatatatatatatatatatatatatatatatatatatatatatacaaaagaaAATGGTAACCCACTCGCAATCGATTAGTATTTATACTGTACATAAATGGCACAAATTTAGTATGTTTCTATAGTCAACAAGGGTCAGGTTGAGTTGACCCAAAATTCTTTTTTTCGTACATTCTCTTCAGTTTGCGATTCGTTTGGCCCATTTCAGTTTAGCAAACTATATCATACCTATTTGTGGGACACTACACCGAAGAATTGAGAAAAACATCAATAATATACATTATCAAACTCTATACGTCGAACCTATTAGCATATATGAACCGTTGACTACTACTACTTTCGAATTTAAGTCCCTTAATTTGTTTTGAACaagattttttatttatatttattcacTTTTGAACTTTTAAAATGTTATATTGTTTATTTGGGTTATTATGGTTAAAGATTGTCTTAAAACATCATCATTCCATAAAACCCGCGAAATCGCGGGCCATTAACTAGTTAGGGTTTAAAGTTCAGTAATGTTTGTTTAAAGATGGTGAGGGTATGTTGGTCATTTACTGTAATAAAAGTGGAACTTGGCTTTATATGTTAGTACTAAAAATTAAGTAAAAAATTCAAGGATTAAAATTGCAAAAAAGAAAAATGATTAGGGACATAATTAGCAAAAGTGATCAAGCATAGGATCAAAAGTGATGAATTGGAAAAGAAAAATGATTAGGGACATAAAATTTCAACTCCTACGTGTCATTTGTGTAACTTTATAGTATCCTCAACAATCTGTATATAATTAATTGGTCACTGATTCCATGTGAGCGAAAGGTTGGAGTTTCAGCTTCAATTTCGCTTTCCAAACCCTTCGAATATACCGAATCAAAGGTATAAATGAGGAGCTTAATCAGGAGATTATGCGATTTTACTTTGAATGAGAACATATGCTATCAAAGTGATTGTTTGCATTCTTTATAGTATCTTTGGAACTGTTCTATAAAATTGTATCATTTTCGGTATCAATTAGGACTTAGGAATGATTAATTTCTGAAtgagagtaaattttttttttaaactttgttATATTTACCGTCTTTGGCATGTGTTTTGTTTCTTGCACATTAGGTGTTCGATGTATTGCCTcactgaagtttttttttttttttttttttttttttttttttttgtctttggCATGTGTTTTGTTTCGTTTCAGATATAGTTATGACTATGATAATGAGATCCTATTGTAGGTCTGCTGAGGTTTTCTGGGACAAAATTATTTGTTTAGGTGTTTTgatatttgtaaatataaatatagcaAGTTTTGTTTCAAAGTCTTtgaaaaggtagaaggttttccctgttcggctacccgggagggcgagtaatccgaccccatactctgatgtacgcagcccagcaggattactctctgactgtttccaacccttccctggccaccactaaatattcgtcccAGACAGGATTCGAACGTGAGACCTATTGCAAGGAACTTAGGGCCCCAACCACTGGGCTATCTAGTGATGGTTAGAATTCATAACAGGTTTGAATTCAGTGTATTTTCTAACAGAACTGATTGTATATTATTGTCTAATCTAACAGGTTTGAATTCTTGTATCGATTCAAAAAGAAGTCGATGGCTGAACCAACTTCGAGTGGTGTGAATGAGGATGAAATTTTGGCCCTTGAGTACAACACTACCAATGTCAAGAAGGCAAAGTTAAATTCGACACTAGCTGCACTTCTAGACGATCCTGTACTTGCAGATGTGCCAAGAAAACCGACTTTATCAGATGTTGACACCCTAATAAGCTTGGAACTAGGAAGTGCTATGCGTGTTTCTGTACATAAGTTGGACGGTACATCTTTTGGTATGTAAGTTTTGCTTGTGTAGCTTATTTATATCAGCTTAGTATTGTTAATGATTGTCTGTGTTGGACACAGATGTTGCAGTGATGAATTCTGCAACAGTCAAGGATTTGAAACTTGCTGTGAAGAAAAAAGTCAACGAAATGGAGCAGTCAAAAATGGGTCATCGCCACATTTCTTGGTTTGTTCTTTAGCTTTATCatttattcttttctttttcttGAGTTACAACTTACATTTTTGATTAAGCTATGGGTTAGGCTTTTTCTGTAGACCCACCAACATGTACTGGTCTACTT
This genomic window from Rutidosis leptorrhynchoides isolate AG116_Rl617_1_P2 chromosome 2, CSIRO_AGI_Rlap_v1, whole genome shotgun sequence contains:
- the LOC139893793 gene encoding U11/U12 small nuclear ribonucleoprotein 25 kDa protein-like → MAEPTSSGVNEDEILALEYNTTNVKKAKLNSTLAALLDDPVLADVPRKPTLSDVDTLISLELGSAMRVSVHKLDGTSFDVAVMNSATVKDLKLAVKKKVNEMEQSKMGHRHISWKHVWRNFCLSYHNEKLLNDDAILQDYGVRNHSQVHFIPYVMSRESKQHSRRRKHRFFHGLNRRE